One Malus domestica chromosome 11, GDT2T_hap1 genomic region harbors:
- the LOC103447979 gene encoding serine/threonine-protein kinase D6PKL1-like, which yields MEPCLDDLADDLQSLSFTSTTTTNTTTTKRSTSSCSESTLPPSASSSARLPASVVPKSRPQSSSSDPLWSAIYKIRSESPTRQLSLSDLKFAERLGSGDIGSVYLAELKSPGGVQGCIFAAKVMDKKELISRRKEGRARTEREILEMLEHPFLPTLYANIDAPNWFFLLTEFCPGGDLHVLRQRQPLKRFDEPAVRFYASEVIVALEYLHMMGIVYRDLKPENVLVRSDGHIMLTDFDLSLKCDDGTSTPQIISTQNTPNAAPQKDYSLDPPPFASSSCILPSCMVPSVSCFHPKNKRKKKQSHKNGPEFVSEPVDVRSMSFVGTHEYLAPEIVSGEGHGSAVDWWTLGIFIFELFYGVTPFRGVDNELTLANIVARALELPKEPAVPATAKDLISQLLVKDPARRLGSLMGASAVKRHPFFQGVNWALLRCTPPPFIPPPFSRRVVSDQSCSEKIEYY from the exons ATGGAGCCCTGTCTGGACGACTTAGCCGACGACCTCCAAAGCCTGAGCTTCACCTCCACCACAACcaccaacaccaccaccaccaagcgCAGCACCAGCTCCTGCTCCGAATCCACGCTCCCGCCCTCCGCCTCCTCCTCTGCTCGCCTCCCCGCCTCCGTAGTCCCCAAGTCCCGACCCCAATCCTCTTCCTCCGACCCTCTCTGGTCAGCAATCTACAAGATCCGGTCCGAATCCCCGACCCGGCAACTCTCCCTTTCTGACCTCAAATTCGCGGAGCGCCTCGGCTCCGGCGACATCGGCTCCGTCTACTTGGCCGAGTTGAAGTCCCCCGGTGGGGTGCAGGGGTGCATATTTGCGGCGAAGGTGATGGACAAGAAGGAATTGATTAGCCGGAGAAAGGAAGGGCGGGCGAGGACAGAGAGGGAAATATTGGAAATGTTGGAGCACCCGTTCTTGCCCACGCTCTACGCGAATATCGACGCGCCCAACTGGTTTTTCCTGCTGACAGAGTTCTGCCCCGGCGGCGACCTCCACGTCCTCCGCCAGCGCCAGCCGCTCAAACGCTTCGACGAACCTGCCGTCAG GTTCTACGCATCGGAGGTGATTGTAGCTCTTGAGTACCTCCACATGATGGGGATTGTGTACCGTGATCTGAAGCCGGAAAACGTTTTAGTTCGATCTGACGGTCACATCATGCTTACGGATTTTGACCTCTCATTAAAATGCGACGATGGTACATCAACGCCTCAGATCATCTCTACTCAAAATACCCCAAATGCTGCACCACAAAAAGACTACTCACTTGATCCACCCCCATTTGCATCATCTTCATGCATACTTCCCAGTTGTATGGTCCCTTCCGTGTCATGTTTTCACCCGAAAAACAAgcggaagaagaagcagagcCATAAAAATGGCCCCGAGTTTGTGTCCGAGCCCGTTGACGTCCGGTCCATGTCGTTTGTCGGGACACACGAGTACTTGGCTCCGGAGATTGTGTCCGGTGAGGGACATGGTAGTGCAGTGGACTGGTGGACGTTGGGGATATTTATTTTTGAACTATTCTATGGTGTGACACCCTTTAGGGGCGTGGACAATGAGCTAACCCTAGCAAATATTGTGGCTCGAGCCCTAGAGCTTCCGAAAGAACCGGCTGTGCCGGCCACAGCCAAGGACCTCATCTCACAACTGCTGGTCAAGGATCCGGCTCGGCGATTGGGATCGTTGATGGGTGCATCGGCAGTCAAGAGGCACCCATTTTTCCAAGGGGTTAATTGGGCGTTGTTGAGATGTACACCTCCACCATTTATTCCCCCACCATTTAGTAGACGAGTTGTATCTGATCAAAGTTGTTCTGAGAAAATCGAGTATTATTAG